Proteins from a genomic interval of Coraliomargarita sinensis:
- the mgrA gene encoding L-glyceraldehyde 3-phosphate reductase produces MTYEAKNERYETMSYKRCGHSGLKLPRLSLGLWHNFGDVDELENSRRLLRYAFDAGITHFDLANNYGPPPGSAERNFGRILAEDFGSYRDELIISSKAGYHMWSGPYGEWGSRKYMLASLDQSLERMGLDYVDIFYSHRYDPETPLEETMGALDTAVRSGKALYAGISNYYDPEVFSRAVGILQELGTPCLIHQPRYSMLDRKVEGQLLATQEKLGVGSIVFSPLEQGILTGRYLDGIPEDSRAGRSDSPFLQPDKVEETMLIVRELNQIARDRGQSLAQMAISWVLRQSAVTSAVIGASRVEQIEDLLPTVDAAEFSDEELQAIDQACGLS; encoded by the coding sequence ATGACTTACGAAGCCAAAAACGAGCGATACGAGACTATGTCCTACAAACGTTGTGGCCACAGCGGGCTCAAGCTGCCGAGGCTTTCACTCGGGTTATGGCACAATTTCGGAGATGTGGACGAGCTCGAGAATTCGCGCCGGCTTTTGCGCTATGCTTTTGATGCTGGCATCACGCACTTTGATCTGGCCAATAATTACGGTCCGCCTCCCGGTTCGGCAGAACGTAATTTCGGGCGGATTCTGGCGGAGGATTTTGGGTCCTACCGGGACGAGTTGATCATCTCGAGCAAGGCAGGCTACCACATGTGGTCCGGTCCTTATGGTGAATGGGGTTCTCGCAAATACATGTTGGCCAGTTTGGACCAAAGCCTGGAACGGATGGGGCTGGATTATGTTGATATTTTCTACAGCCACCGTTACGACCCTGAGACGCCTTTGGAGGAGACGATGGGAGCGCTCGACACGGCGGTGAGGTCGGGCAAGGCGCTCTACGCCGGAATTTCAAACTACTACGATCCGGAAGTCTTCAGTCGGGCCGTCGGGATCCTGCAGGAGCTCGGCACGCCCTGTCTGATTCATCAGCCCCGCTACAGTATGTTGGATCGCAAGGTGGAAGGGCAGTTGCTGGCGACCCAGGAAAAACTCGGGGTTGGCTCGATCGTCTTTTCACCGCTGGAGCAGGGGATTCTTACCGGTCGATATCTCGACGGGATTCCGGAAGATTCGCGGGCCGGTCGTTCAGATAGCCCGTTTTTACAGCCGGACAAGGTCGAGGAAACCATGCTGATAGTCCGGGAATTGAATCAGATTGCCCGGGATCGTGGCCAAAGCCTGGCGCAGATGGCGATCAGCTGGGTGCTGCGGCAGTCAGCGGTAACGTCCGCGGTGATCGGGGCGAGCCGGGTGGAACAGATCGAGGATCTCCTGCCAACGGTTGATGCCGCTGAGTTCAGTGACGAAGAACTGCAGGCCATCGACCAGGCCTGCGGGCTAAGCTAA
- a CDS encoding phosphatase, giving the protein MSGAVAVIDVGSNSIKLLVAASRGEAGVEGLFTETIETRISTGISNDLPNISEHAIEEGCKTVVELVRIAREYEPKEIAVVATSAVRDALNGQDFIDCVFDKTGIRIRVLTGTEEATYIGHGLACDPQLAGAENFIQMDIGGGSLELIRFKKARIEQAISLRLGAVRLSERFVTDREAPISRHVETAINAFVHAELAQCDFDFNPKKDPLIATGGAFVVSRAILAAKQGQKIDEHYPVLKVEELKGLKEELCAMPLHERMAVPHLPASRADIIPTALITILALLHHAGRNSLTHSFCNLRYGMAAELLK; this is encoded by the coding sequence ATGTCCGGTGCGGTAGCAGTCATAGATGTGGGGAGTAATTCCATCAAGTTGCTTGTGGCCGCTTCCCGGGGCGAAGCGGGAGTGGAAGGGCTGTTTACCGAAACGATTGAGACCCGGATCAGCACGGGCATCAGCAACGATCTGCCCAATATCAGCGAACACGCGATCGAAGAGGGCTGCAAAACCGTCGTCGAGCTCGTTCGCATCGCCCGCGAATATGAACCGAAGGAAATTGCGGTCGTTGCCACCAGTGCCGTGCGGGACGCCTTGAACGGGCAGGACTTCATCGACTGCGTTTTTGACAAAACCGGCATCAGGATCCGCGTGCTCACAGGCACGGAAGAAGCCACCTACATTGGGCATGGCCTCGCCTGTGATCCACAACTCGCCGGGGCCGAGAATTTCATCCAAATGGATATCGGCGGCGGCAGTCTTGAACTGATTCGCTTCAAAAAGGCGCGGATCGAGCAGGCGATTTCTTTGCGATTGGGGGCCGTACGACTGAGCGAACGATTTGTCACTGACCGGGAAGCCCCTATTTCCAGACACGTGGAAACGGCAATTAATGCCTTCGTGCATGCTGAACTCGCCCAGTGCGATTTCGATTTCAACCCGAAGAAGGACCCCTTGATTGCCACCGGCGGCGCCTTCGTCGTTAGCCGGGCCATCCTGGCCGCCAAACAGGGCCAGAAAATCGATGAGCACTACCCCGTACTCAAAGTTGAGGAACTCAAAGGGCTTAAGGAAGAGCTCTGTGCCATGCCGCTGCATGAGCGTATGGCGGTACCCCACCTTCCGGCTTCCCGGGCGGACATCATTCCGACAGCATTGATTACCATTCTCGCCCTACTGCATCACGCCGGAAGAAATAGCCTGACCCATTCCTTTTGCAACCTCCGCTACGGTATGGCCGCCGAACTGCTCAAGTAA
- a CDS encoding acetolactate synthase, whose translation MSAEIMRDPGRFEPIIQFSIHADNKVGRLNEIVGLLAVHEVHVMAISILDTTDSSIIRVIVDYPQEAQKLLIEHQFSYVQSELVAVELKEESDLKVVTCALVQAEINIHYIYPFLVRPHGRYALAISLEDNELAADTLKRNQLRVIGQDDIAR comes from the coding sequence ATGTCAGCGGAAATTATGCGTGATCCGGGTCGCTTTGAGCCCATCATCCAATTCTCGATTCACGCCGATAACAAAGTCGGTCGCCTCAACGAGATTGTTGGCTTACTCGCGGTACACGAGGTCCACGTCATGGCGATCTCCATTCTCGATACCACGGACAGCTCTATTATACGGGTGATTGTCGATTACCCGCAGGAAGCACAAAAACTGCTTATCGAGCACCAGTTCTCCTACGTTCAAAGCGAGCTGGTTGCCGTGGAACTGAAAGAGGAGTCCGACCTTAAAGTCGTGACCTGCGCTCTCGTTCAGGCCGAAATCAATATTCACTATATTTACCCCTTTCTGGTGCGCCCTCACGGACGCTACGCTCTGGCCATCAGCCTGGAAGATAACGAGCTCGCGGCGGACACCCTAAAGCGCAATCAGCTCCGGGTCATCGGGCAGGACGATATCGCACGCTAA
- a CDS encoding class I SAM-dependent methyltransferase: MNEYELLDSGHGRKLERFGQIVLDRPCAQAVWSPKNQNQWKQADAFFTRKKGLEWRGRDQLPDSWIATVNGIKMKLSTTDFGHLGVFPETRAMWDWITETLVTEAPKRKEPMNFLNLFAYSGGATLAGAKGGAHCCHVDASKGMVQWARDNAKLNGLEDHPIRWIVDDVNKFLKRENRRGRRYDAILLDPPSFGRGKGGELYKIEHALLETLDLVKGVLSERPCFVYLTSHTPGFSPIVLKNLIQQLLGKGSFESGEMLLTGAPETYPVPSGTWARWKP, encoded by the coding sequence ATGAACGAATACGAACTACTGGATAGCGGACACGGTCGTAAGCTGGAACGTTTTGGGCAAATCGTGCTGGACCGTCCCTGCGCGCAGGCGGTTTGGTCCCCCAAAAACCAAAATCAATGGAAGCAGGCCGATGCTTTCTTTACCCGGAAAAAAGGTCTGGAGTGGCGCGGGCGCGACCAATTGCCCGACTCCTGGATCGCTACGGTGAACGGGATCAAAATGAAGCTCTCGACCACCGACTTCGGCCACCTCGGGGTTTTTCCTGAAACCCGTGCCATGTGGGACTGGATCACGGAAACACTCGTGACTGAGGCTCCCAAGCGTAAAGAGCCGATGAACTTTCTTAACCTGTTCGCCTACTCCGGTGGAGCCACGCTGGCAGGTGCGAAAGGCGGCGCCCATTGCTGCCACGTGGATGCTTCTAAAGGCATGGTTCAGTGGGCTCGTGACAATGCCAAGCTGAACGGACTCGAAGACCACCCGATTCGCTGGATCGTCGACGACGTGAACAAATTTCTGAAGCGCGAGAACCGTCGCGGACGCCGCTATGATGCTATCCTGCTCGACCCACCTTCCTTCGGCCGGGGTAAAGGCGGCGAACTTTACAAGATCGAACATGCACTCCTGGAGACGCTTGACCTCGTTAAGGGCGTTCTGAGTGAGCGCCCCTGCTTCGTTTATTTGACCAGCCACACACCTGGATTCAGCCCGATCGTATTGAAGAATTTGATACAGCAGCTCCTGGGTAAAGGATCTTTCGAGTCCGGGGAAATGCTTTTAACTGGAGCCCCCGAGACCTACCCTGTCCCGAGCGGCACATGGGCACGCTGGAAACCGTGA
- a CDS encoding TetR/AcrR family transcriptional regulator, with protein MPKARKRSRSATEQRFQDAAIELVAESGFAQIGVNSVAERAGSDKVLIYRYFGDFEGLLQRVAQSRSWLPAADELVNGSNVEPAHVLSHLAGSLSRHIRGDAATRQICLWRHVANNPLTRSFTTEWKSLWKELPEILGGGLGYEARQKWAQACALLALTIEADLAGETVDPKNLDSLSAQLERPISAESDDSSDQKSDVLPTNLL; from the coding sequence ATGCCCAAAGCTCGAAAACGCTCGCGCAGCGCAACCGAACAACGCTTCCAGGACGCCGCGATTGAACTCGTTGCCGAGTCCGGATTCGCCCAGATCGGGGTCAACAGCGTGGCGGAGCGGGCCGGGTCCGACAAAGTTTTGATCTACCGCTATTTTGGAGATTTTGAAGGACTGCTTCAGAGAGTCGCGCAAAGTCGCAGCTGGCTCCCTGCAGCCGATGAGCTTGTCAACGGTTCCAACGTAGAACCAGCACATGTCTTGAGTCACTTGGCGGGATCACTGTCCCGCCACATACGCGGCGATGCGGCGACCCGGCAAATCTGTCTCTGGCGGCACGTCGCCAACAATCCGCTCACCCGGTCCTTCACGACCGAATGGAAATCACTCTGGAAGGAACTTCCGGAAATTCTCGGCGGAGGACTCGGCTACGAGGCGCGGCAAAAATGGGCTCAAGCCTGCGCCCTCCTCGCATTGACAATCGAAGCCGACCTCGCCGGCGAAACGGTCGACCCGAAAAATCTGGACTCCTTGAGCGCTCAACTGGAACGCCCGATAAGCGCGGAGAGCGACGACAGCAGCGACCAGAAGAGCGACGTCCTCCCGACAAATCTGCTCTAA
- a CDS encoding PhoH family protein, producing the protein MPKKKTKPAKTKIFVLDTNVLLHDPQCLYKFEDNTIAIPVEVLEELDRKKSAPGELGFAARKVHRDLRALFDDQLDVPPELEGKGSSALSRDLPNGGRLIVVINDYFIGEDHGSEGMNRLKATLVDMEKMDSRILASVFFLKEVCEDCRVILVTKDANMALKGIALGLEVQDYMNDKVTGAKIGGGVQTITIDDEDYERFLEEHGVDLSPDVTSHLFINEYIYITNGEFREPARYRGDGQIDALILGNETGVKIPKGINIHPLNDEQRMLMDALLDEDIKLVTCSGKAGTGKTLVSIAMALFQTLGDDNLYERVFITRPLVHIGKDTGALPGTLDEKMAPYIAPFYDNLEVLFSNRKITKKDEPNDDQAHLDRITSTRKRKKAMAKLAKQPSQQEQDEDESNKPRKPYQFLFDYGMVEVEAMTFIRGRSLSNTIFIIDEAQNLTPHEAKTVVSRMAEGSKVILLGDPYQVDSMFLDAWSNGLVHTAQRLKGTDITAHLELTTGVRSELADLAADLL; encoded by the coding sequence TTGCCAAAGAAAAAAACGAAGCCCGCCAAGACAAAGATATTTGTTCTTGATACCAACGTTCTCCTCCACGACCCGCAGTGTCTCTACAAGTTTGAGGATAACACCATTGCTATTCCGGTGGAAGTACTGGAGGAGCTGGACCGGAAGAAGTCGGCTCCCGGCGAGTTGGGCTTTGCCGCCCGCAAGGTGCACCGCGACCTCCGCGCGCTTTTCGACGACCAACTCGACGTGCCACCCGAATTGGAAGGGAAGGGAAGCTCCGCGCTCAGTCGTGACCTGCCCAACGGTGGCCGCCTCATCGTGGTGATCAACGATTACTTTATCGGCGAGGATCATGGCAGTGAGGGCATGAACCGCCTCAAGGCCACGCTGGTCGATATGGAGAAAATGGACAGCCGTATACTCGCGTCGGTCTTCTTCCTGAAGGAGGTTTGCGAGGATTGCCGCGTCATTCTCGTGACGAAGGATGCCAACATGGCCCTGAAGGGGATCGCTCTCGGTCTCGAAGTTCAGGACTACATGAACGACAAGGTGACCGGGGCTAAAATCGGCGGCGGTGTCCAGACCATCACTATCGATGACGAGGACTATGAGCGGTTCCTGGAAGAGCACGGCGTGGATCTCTCGCCGGACGTGACCAGCCACCTCTTCATCAACGAATACATTTACATCACGAACGGAGAGTTCCGCGAACCGGCGCGCTATCGTGGTGACGGGCAAATCGATGCGCTCATTCTCGGAAACGAGACCGGTGTGAAGATTCCCAAGGGAATCAATATTCACCCGCTGAACGACGAGCAGCGTATGTTGATGGACGCGCTTCTGGACGAGGACATCAAGCTGGTCACCTGTTCCGGCAAGGCCGGCACGGGCAAGACGCTGGTCTCTATTGCCATGGCGCTTTTCCAGACGCTCGGCGATGACAACCTTTACGAGCGGGTTTTTATCACCCGTCCGCTCGTTCACATCGGCAAGGATACCGGCGCACTACCCGGTACGCTCGACGAGAAGATGGCCCCCTATATCGCACCCTTCTACGACAATCTCGAGGTGCTCTTCAGCAACCGCAAGATTACGAAGAAGGACGAGCCCAATGATGATCAGGCTCATCTCGACCGCATCACGTCGACCCGCAAGCGCAAGAAGGCCATGGCCAAGCTGGCCAAACAACCTTCGCAGCAGGAGCAGGACGAGGATGAGTCCAACAAGCCACGCAAACCTTACCAGTTCCTCTTTGATTATGGGATGGTCGAGGTCGAGGCCATGACCTTCATTCGCGGGCGCTCTCTCTCCAACACCATCTTCATTATCGACGAGGCGCAAAATCTCACGCCGCACGAGGCCAAGACCGTCGTTAGTCGTATGGCCGAGGGCTCCAAGGTGATCCTACTGGGGGACCCCTATCAGGTGGACAGTATGTTTCTCGATGCCTGGTCAAACGGTCTCGTTCATACCGCACAGCGCCTCAAAGGGACGGATATCACCGCGCATCTTGAGCTCACGACGGGGGTGCGTTCCGAGCTCGCCGACCTGGCAGCGGATTTGCTTTGA
- the rnc gene encoding ribonuclease III — MEENHSKIGYSFSDPSLESLAYTHASCNADHGDNQRLEFLGDAALDLIIADALYHRLPAQDEGALDRTRASLVNGRSLAAKAKELDLGAHIRVSESQRRHHPEPSESMLEDALEALIGAIYLDGGLKATRDFVSRIFKNELESIEASSDQRNPKSELQEWAQKHCAGALPEYTLVRSEGPDHKRRYTASVQLEGKPIGKGEGSSIKVAEMAAAEIALEAIEKNA; from the coding sequence ATGGAAGAAAATCACTCGAAAATCGGCTATAGCTTCAGCGATCCCTCGCTGGAATCGCTCGCCTATACCCATGCCAGTTGCAACGCTGATCACGGCGACAACCAGCGCCTTGAATTCCTGGGGGATGCCGCGCTCGACCTGATTATTGCTGACGCGCTGTACCACCGCCTCCCGGCTCAGGACGAGGGCGCACTCGATCGGACCCGGGCCTCCCTGGTCAACGGACGCAGCCTGGCCGCCAAAGCAAAAGAACTGGATCTGGGCGCACACATTCGGGTCAGCGAAAGCCAGCGCCGGCATCATCCGGAGCCTAGCGAGTCCATGCTGGAGGACGCGTTGGAGGCCCTGATCGGAGCCATCTATCTCGATGGCGGGTTGAAAGCGACGCGGGACTTTGTCAGTCGGATATTCAAGAACGAGCTGGAGTCGATCGAGGCCAGTTCCGATCAACGTAACCCGAAGAGCGAACTACAGGAGTGGGCACAGAAACACTGTGCCGGCGCCCTGCCGGAGTATACACTGGTCCGTTCCGAGGGCCCGGACCACAAACGTCGCTATACCGCCAGTGTTCAACTCGAGGGAAAGCCGATCGGCAAAGGCGAGGGCAGCTCGATCAAAGTAGCTGAAATGGCCGCGGCTGAGATCGCGCTCGAAGCGATTGAGAAAAATGCCTGA
- the mfd gene encoding transcription-repair coupling factor codes for MPDSERRLYSGVCAEARAALLYSLAAKEVPSTSIALVANPRRAAELTAEVRNYADWDEAELQILHFPEDPPPDIDPNRRMDRVCERLSVLSALLQEQPRLIIATPEALMGPCPEREIFQSRQIELRVGHEIDYIGLQEQLTRKLNYDSEALCEHPGQIAVRGGLIDIYPFDATRPYRIDFFGDEIESIRSFDPTSQRSAESVSSITVPVAGNSGETESREGALSEYLPETGLIWIFEEPSNLVREHPYRFEKVKKRQSLRSIYQLLEHRSAKNDQFNCICELDTEHELFRRAERIPLATEATENYRFHSEAGQIGQDRFESEQNLRLKFELQLKDWHKEGLELIFVSAGESETKRIRELLADNPVTEGLKPTYLSGTISGGFVYRSNAQFPVSAFPSAAKQGFVVIADTEYFGRAHRKLSARRERARPTISQVDQLLDFTELADGDALVHLQHGVCLFRGLTQIEIKGGTKEVISVEFAEQMTIHVPLHESHLLTRYVGLTKAQPKLGKIGGTTWEKTRAAAERATLDYAAEMLHLHARREQSGGYAFPPDHPWQRDFESAFPYKETPDQLRAIEATKEDMEKDLPMDRLICGDVGFGKTEVAIRAALKAVLAGKQVAMLVPTTVLCQQHFATFCERMAQYPIIIEMVSRFRTPKQNKEIIAQLAEGRVDIVIGTHRLLSRDVHLQDLGLLVVDEEQRFGVKQKEAIKKLRADIDILTLSATPIPRTLYLAMAGARAMSVIETPPVDRRPIETIVRSYDEALIKSAIQAETDRGGQVFYLHNRVATIEGVARKIEEMHPRLKVAVGHGQMEERQLEKIMTRFVAGEFDVLVCTTIIESGIDIPNCNTLIIEGADRFGLAQLYQIRGRVGRFKRQAYAYLLLHRHAALVDQAQKRLNALKQHNQLGAGFRIAMRDLELRGAGNLLGSQQSGHIAGIGFELYCQLLKQSVARLKGEAGADRIRAEVKLDFIATGEGGGKSRQTSGTFSFAAIKEAENTGTGKIIEAALPADYIAEPRLRIDLYRRLALAEERQTVRDIAVELKDRFGPLPLAVEALIAVSEIRVLAECAGVRRVESEGERLICKLAQPVKGKEFLKSGTRFPRLKSKEPLKRLKEIQRFLSQKKK; via the coding sequence ATGCCTGATTCAGAACGCAGGTTATACAGCGGCGTCTGCGCGGAGGCGCGGGCGGCTCTGCTCTACTCACTCGCCGCCAAGGAGGTCCCATCCACCAGTATCGCCCTGGTGGCGAACCCACGCCGGGCGGCGGAGTTGACTGCGGAAGTCCGAAACTATGCGGACTGGGATGAGGCCGAACTGCAAATCCTGCATTTCCCGGAAGATCCGCCCCCGGACATTGACCCCAACCGTCGCATGGATCGGGTCTGCGAACGCCTCAGCGTATTGAGTGCTCTGCTGCAGGAACAACCCCGCCTGATCATCGCCACTCCGGAGGCCTTAATGGGCCCGTGCCCGGAACGAGAGATTTTCCAGAGCCGGCAGATTGAACTGCGGGTGGGCCATGAAATCGACTATATCGGCCTGCAGGAGCAGCTGACCCGAAAATTGAATTACGATTCGGAGGCTCTTTGCGAACACCCGGGGCAGATCGCCGTACGCGGGGGCCTGATCGACATCTACCCCTTTGACGCCACCCGCCCCTATCGCATTGATTTTTTTGGCGACGAAATCGAGAGCATCCGCAGCTTTGACCCCACCTCCCAGCGCAGCGCGGAAAGTGTCTCATCCATCACGGTCCCGGTAGCCGGCAACTCCGGAGAAACTGAATCCCGTGAAGGCGCCCTCAGCGAGTACCTGCCCGAAACCGGCCTGATCTGGATATTTGAGGAACCCTCCAATCTGGTACGGGAACACCCTTATCGCTTCGAAAAAGTAAAAAAACGACAATCACTCCGTTCCATCTACCAACTGCTGGAGCATCGCAGTGCCAAGAATGATCAATTCAATTGTATTTGCGAGCTGGATACAGAACACGAACTTTTTAGAAGGGCCGAACGTATCCCGCTCGCAACCGAGGCAACCGAGAACTACCGCTTTCATTCGGAAGCCGGACAAATCGGCCAGGACCGCTTCGAATCCGAACAAAATCTTCGTCTGAAATTCGAGCTACAGCTCAAGGACTGGCACAAGGAAGGGCTGGAGCTTATTTTCGTTTCCGCCGGCGAAAGCGAGACCAAGCGTATTCGGGAGCTGTTGGCCGACAATCCGGTCACGGAGGGGCTCAAGCCGACCTATCTTTCGGGCACGATCAGCGGCGGCTTTGTTTACAGGTCCAATGCTCAGTTTCCAGTCTCAGCCTTCCCCTCCGCTGCAAAACAAGGCTTTGTCGTCATCGCTGACACCGAATACTTTGGCAGGGCTCACCGAAAGCTCTCCGCCAGAAGAGAGCGGGCCCGGCCCACCATTTCCCAGGTCGACCAATTACTCGACTTCACCGAGTTGGCGGATGGCGATGCCCTGGTGCACTTGCAGCACGGGGTTTGCCTCTTTCGGGGGCTCACGCAAATCGAGATTAAAGGTGGCACCAAGGAAGTCATCTCGGTCGAGTTTGCCGAGCAAATGACGATTCACGTACCGCTGCACGAATCGCACCTGCTCACGCGCTATGTCGGGCTGACAAAAGCACAACCGAAACTGGGTAAGATCGGCGGCACGACCTGGGAAAAAACCCGCGCCGCCGCCGAGCGGGCGACGCTGGACTACGCCGCTGAAATGCTCCATCTGCATGCCCGGCGCGAGCAGTCGGGGGGCTATGCCTTTCCGCCGGACCACCCATGGCAGAGGGACTTCGAATCGGCCTTTCCTTATAAAGAAACCCCGGACCAACTGCGCGCCATTGAGGCCACCAAGGAAGACATGGAAAAAGATTTGCCCATGGACCGGCTGATCTGTGGCGACGTCGGCTTTGGAAAGACGGAAGTGGCGATTCGCGCGGCACTTAAGGCGGTGCTGGCGGGCAAACAGGTCGCCATGCTCGTACCGACCACCGTGCTCTGCCAGCAGCATTTTGCCACCTTCTGCGAGCGGATGGCGCAATATCCGATCATTATCGAAATGGTCAGCCGCTTCCGGACACCGAAGCAAAACAAGGAAATTATTGCTCAACTGGCCGAAGGGCGGGTCGACATCGTGATCGGCACCCATCGGCTACTCAGCCGCGATGTACACCTGCAGGACCTCGGCCTACTGGTGGTCGACGAGGAACAACGATTCGGCGTCAAACAGAAGGAAGCGATTAAAAAGCTCCGCGCCGATATCGATATTCTCACCCTCAGCGCCACCCCCATCCCCCGCACGCTTTATCTCGCCATGGCAGGTGCGCGTGCCATGAGCGTCATCGAAACCCCGCCCGTCGACCGGCGACCGATTGAAACCATCGTGCGAAGCTACGACGAGGCTCTAATCAAAAGTGCGATTCAGGCTGAAACCGACCGGGGCGGCCAGGTCTTCTACCTGCATAACCGGGTTGCCACGATTGAAGGCGTCGCCCGTAAAATTGAAGAAATGCACCCGAGACTAAAAGTTGCGGTCGGCCACGGCCAGATGGAAGAGCGTCAGCTGGAAAAAATCATGACTCGATTTGTGGCCGGTGAATTCGATGTGCTCGTTTGCACCACGATTATCGAATCGGGCATTGATATCCCGAACTGCAACACCCTCATCATCGAAGGCGCCGACCGATTCGGCCTCGCCCAGCTCTACCAGATTCGGGGGCGGGTCGGACGTTTCAAACGACAGGCCTACGCCTACCTGCTCCTGCACCGACATGCCGCGCTCGTTGACCAAGCCCAAAAGCGCCTCAACGCGCTGAAACAGCACAACCAACTCGGGGCCGGCTTCCGCATCGCCATGCGCGACCTGGAACTACGGGGTGCGGGCAACCTGCTCGGCTCTCAGCAGAGCGGCCACATCGCCGGCATCGGCTTTGAGCTCTACTGCCAGTTGCTGAAGCAAAGTGTGGCCCGCCTCAAAGGCGAAGCGGGTGCCGACCGTATCCGCGCGGAAGTCAAACTCGATTTCATTGCCACCGGCGAGGGCGGCGGCAAATCAAGACAAACTTCGGGCACCTTCAGCTTCGCTGCGATCAAGGAAGCGGAAAACACCGGGACAGGAAAAATCATCGAAGCGGCCCTGCCAGCCGACTACATTGCCGAGCCCAGGCTGCGCATTGATCTTTATCGCCGCCTCGCACTGGCCGAAGAACGGCAGACCGTGCGGGATATTGCCGTGGAATTGAAAGACCGCTTCGGCCCCCTCCCCCTTGCGGTTGAGGCTCTCATTGCCGTCAGCGAAATTCGCGTCCTCGCCGAGTGCGCCGGGGTTCGCCGGGTGGAGAGCGAGGGCGAACGGCTCATCTGTAAACTGGCCCAGCCGGTGAAAGGGAAAGAATTCCTCAAATCCGGCACACGTTTCCCACGCTTGAAATCGAAGGAACCACTGAAGCGCCTTAAAGAAATCCAACGTTTTTTGAGCCAGAAAAAGAAGTAG
- a CDS encoding YicC/YloC family endoribonuclease yields the protein MRSMTGYGSGMTEAPTHKLKLQVEITSVNRKTLDLNLSSPREWNGLDQKCNEWLKGKFERGRLNVAIKAQSIDSESNGPEWNEELMEQTLNRLKAFAVKNGVSLNADGSLILKIAQSIQEKAALPDWRELEEPLQKAFEQALNDLNSMREKEGQALQSDLQARVADMKTLRQEIAGHAEGTVASYRTALMERLNQLELELDASDERVLKEVALFADRCDISEEITRLGSHFEQFNELSRSKAGSGRKMDFLCQEIHREFNTIGSKANQIEITRAVIEGKNALERIREQVQNVE from the coding sequence ATGCGCAGTATGACAGGCTATGGCTCCGGAATGACGGAAGCTCCCACCCATAAACTCAAGCTTCAGGTCGAGATCACTTCGGTGAACCGCAAGACGCTCGATTTAAACTTATCGAGCCCGCGGGAGTGGAACGGCCTCGACCAGAAATGTAATGAGTGGCTCAAAGGAAAATTCGAGCGGGGCCGCCTCAACGTCGCGATCAAAGCGCAGTCCATCGACTCGGAGAGCAACGGCCCGGAATGGAACGAAGAACTAATGGAGCAAACGCTCAACCGGTTGAAGGCATTTGCCGTAAAAAACGGTGTCTCCCTGAATGCAGACGGCAGCCTCATACTGAAAATCGCCCAGAGCATTCAGGAAAAAGCCGCCCTTCCCGATTGGCGCGAATTGGAGGAGCCCCTGCAGAAAGCTTTCGAGCAGGCGCTCAACGACCTCAACTCCATGCGGGAGAAAGAGGGCCAAGCCTTGCAATCCGATTTGCAGGCGCGCGTTGCCGATATGAAGACGCTCCGCCAGGAGATCGCCGGCCATGCTGAGGGCACGGTTGCCTCCTATCGGACTGCATTGATGGAACGCCTCAACCAGCTTGAACTCGAACTCGACGCCAGTGATGAACGTGTCCTCAAGGAAGTGGCGCTTTTCGCCGACCGTTGCGACATTTCCGAGGAGATCACCCGTTTGGGCAGTCACTTCGAACAATTCAACGAGCTCAGCCGGTCAAAAGCAGGCAGTGGACGCAAAATGGACTTTCTCTGCCAGGAAATCCACCGCGAGTTCAACACCATTGGCAGTAAAGCCAATCAGATTGAAATCACCCGCGCCGTGATCGAAGGGAAAAACGCCCTCGAGCGAATTCGGGAACAGGTGCAAAATGTGGAATAA